One window of the Caloenas nicobarica isolate bCalNic1 chromosome 20, bCalNic1.hap1, whole genome shotgun sequence genome contains the following:
- the LOC135996718 gene encoding butyrophilin subfamily 3 member A2-like has translation MGSPFHWLTAVHILTFQCRSFLITGQFISPPPNTPIIGVIGEEVILPCHVEAENIPEVFSVQWIFHEPSQKITVSRYDVKNKKEKQDERYHGRTEFFHSEFRAGNMSLHLKNVRSTDQGSYTCVVSFDDTSHDVLVKLQVAAKGGVPSIFLRSHTKQGIGLTCHAAGWFPKPEVIWLHGQGRVREELLTTKMTTSPTGLYSVVTSMNLKPGSDMEVSCRIINNLLNTTSESRVLIADVFFPSISKWLIIFLVILCLTMVLISTVFSKLRSNQKKTVSSVKMKMEMKEEKKKLKSMLEGEKTKNRAAKSKLKKRFGQLKAELDFWEARSHAVPITVDPDCRVLELQVLGPPDVESNASEPAGPNASSTVAVLVGKEGFAAGKHYWEVEVGQQQDWVLGVEREKGRQEEGGTLPGEDYWALHSSQGEIFSSEGDRRIEKQQKSISVIGVLLDLEERQVNFYEVEQMGIMVRMPLRLRREPAEKFYPFLSKREGTHTPLIRPVLISVSLEDTLKGNFESNGL, from the exons ATGGGTTCCCCCTTTCATTGGCTGACAGCTGTTCACATACTGACTTTTCAATGCAGATCATTCCTGATTACAG GTCAGTTTATTAGCCCTCCTCCTAACACTCCCATCATTGGTGTCATTGGAGAGGAGGTCATTCTGCCCTGCCACGTGGAAGCAGAAAACATTCCTGAGGTGTTCTCTGTCCAATGGATATTTCATGAACCGTCTCAAAAAATAACTGTGAGCAGATATGACgtaaagaataaaaaggagaaacaagatGAGAGATATCATGGCAGAACAGAATTCTTCCACAGTGAATTTAGAGCTGGCAACATGTCTCTGCACTTGAAGAATGTCAGGAGCACTGACCAAGGATCGTACACTTGTGTGGTCTCTTTTGATGACACCAGCCATGACGTGTTGGTTAAACTGCAAGTGGCAG CTAAAGGTGGTGTGCCTTCCATTTTCCTGAGGAGTCACACAAAGCAGGGCATTGGCCTCACCTGCCATGCAGCTGGATGGTTCCCTAAACCTGAAGTGATTTGGCTGCATGGCCAAGGACGAGTCCGGGAAGAACTGTTGACCACAAAGATGACAACGTCGCCGACAGGCCTATACAGTGTCGTAACTTCCATGAACCTAAAACCGGGCTCTGACATGGAAGTCTCCTGCAGGATCATCAACAATCTGCTAAATACAACAAGCGAGTCTCGAGTCCTGATTGCGG atgttttctttccctccatttCAAAATGGCTGATTATCTTCCTGGTAATTTTGTGTCTTACCATGGTCCTCATTTCCACTGTATTTTCTAAGCTGAGAA GtaatcagaagaaaactgtTAGCTCAG taaaaatgaaGATGGAAATGAAAGAAG aaaaaaaaaaactgaagtCAATGTTAG AAggagagaaaaccaaaaatcGAGCAG CGAAGTCCAAACTCAAAAAACGCTTTg gtcaactgaaagcagagctgg atttctggGAAGCCCGGAGCCACGCAG TTCCCATCACTGTGGATCCCGACTGCCGAGTCCTGGAGCTCCAGGTGCTGGGGCCTCCAGATGTGGAGAGCAATGCGTCCGAACCTGCCGGCCCCAACGCCTCCTCCACAGTCGCTGTCCTGGTGGGGAAGGAAGGGTTTGCAGCTGGGAAACACTACTGGGAGGTGGAGGtgggccagcagcaggactgggtgctgggggtggagcgggagaaggggagacaggaggagggagggaccCTTCCTGGGGAGGACTACTGGGCTCTGCACAGCTCCCAGGGAGAGATTTTCTCCAGCGAAGGGGACCGCAGAattgagaagcagcagaagagtaTTTCAGTGATCGGTGTGCTTCTGGACTTGGAGGAAAGGCAAGTGAACTTTTATGAAGTGGAGCAGATGGGCATCATGGTGAGAATGCCTCTAAGGCTTAGAAGGGAACCTGCAGAAAAGTTTTACCCATTTCTATCCAAAAGGGAAGGGACACACACCCCTCTTATCCGCCCGGTCTTAATCTCTGTCTCTCTGGAAGACACTCTAAAAGGAAATTTTGAGTCAAATGGCTTGTAG